DNA sequence from the Chloroflexota bacterium genome:
ACACGCTCCGAGCGTGGCAGTTACGTCGTGCAATCGGGTGACACACTTTACTCGATTGCAGTCCGCAGTGGTACGTCTGTGGAAATGTTGATGCGTACGAATCAACTCGAATCGTCACTCGTCTATGCAGGTCAGCGCTTGGTGATTCCCGGCATCGCTCAGCCAACGACTGCGCAGCCGACCCGCTCGCCGGCGCCTTTGGCGAGGAGCGCGTCGAATCCACCGACACATGGGAAATGGATTGACGTGGACATTTCTAAGCAGACTGTCACAGCGTACGAAGGCACGACTCCGCTCAAAACTGTAATCGTTTCGACTGGTCTGCCCAAGACACCAACCGTCGTCGGTCGGTTTGCGATCTATGTCAAATTGACTTCACAGACGATGACGGGTGGCAGCAAATTCAGCGGTGATTACTACTATCTGCCGAACGTACCCTGGGTGATGTATTTCTATCAAGGTTACGCGATTCACGGCACGTACTGGCACAACAATTTTGGTCGCCCGATGAGTCGCGGCTGCGTGAACCTGACGATTGCCGATGCGAAATGGTTTTTCGATTGGGCGCCGGTCGGCACGCCGGTGATTACACACAATTAGGAGAGAGGATGGAACAGACAACGGTAACTGGTCGAACGCGCGATCTTGTGATCGCGGTTGACCGATTTGCTTATTGGTTTAGCCAGCACTGGCTCGCGGTGTTTAGCGTACTCTATGGAACCTGGGTGCTCGCGCCGTTTCTCGCGCCCGTGCTGATGCAACTCGGCGCAACGGAACCGGCGCGCGCGATATATCTTTTCTACAGTTTCTTTTGCCACCAATTGCCCCAACGCTCCCTGTTCTTTTTTGGATCCAAGCCGATGTATTCGCTCGCCGATATCCAAACCGTTTGGCAACTCGATGGATTCTTCAGTTTGCGCCAATTCGTGGGCAATCCGGAATTTGGATACAAGGTCGCATGGAGTGATCGGATGATTTCGTTTTACGGCGGTATCTGGGTCGGCGCGCTGATTTTTGCATTGGCACGCAAACGCGTCAAATCGCTTTCGCCCGTCGCGTGGTTTTTCATCGGCATCCTGCCGGTCGGTCTCGATGGTGTGACGCACATGAGCAACGATGCGGTTGCGGGAACAAGCGGCATGGGCTTTCGCGACACGAACGCGTGGCTGGCGTTCCTAACTGGCAATGCGTTGCCGCAGTCATTTTACGTGGGCGATGCATTTGGTTCGTTCAATTCGGACCTGCGCTGGATTACCGGCATCGTGTTCGGATTGACAACCGTGTGGTTCATTTTTCCAATCGTCGAAGATGCGATGCGAGATGTACGAAATCAGGTAGGCGCACAACTGAAACGTGCGATGATGCGGAGTCCGGCATGAGTTACCGAAGGAGGTCAAATGTTGAAACAGCATCGTTTTGCATCACACAGTCCAGACGAGCGGCGGCGATTGTCTGACTTTGGACACATTGTCGAAGGCGCACTGCTCGGCGCGGTTGCCATGCTCGCGCTACTGAATGCGCTCGGCATTGCGGCGTGGGCTTGGCTCGCGTGGTCGCTCCTGTTGTTATCGTCAGGCGTTGTGCTCTTGTTCCTCCTCTACGCGCGCCATCCTCTCCCGGACTGGAGCGCGATTTGGAGCGATATGCAACAACACCAGCATACACAAATGGCGGCGGCTTCCGTTTTAGCAGGCGCAGCGGAACTCGTACGCGCGGGCACGCCGAATGTGATTCTGGGAATCGTCTTCCCCGCCATGTTGGTTTTCATCGGCATGTCGTTCGTCATTCACGAGCAACATGGAACGGGCAAAGCGGTCGCGCAAGCGGTAGTCAGGCACCGGATTCTCGGAGCAACGCTCGCCATCGCGGGTCTGATGAGAGTTACAGAAATTTTCTTGGGGCAACCGTCCTTGGCGTTTGCGTGGTCCATCGTTCTGTTAGCCGCGGCTGTGCAATTGCTCCTTTACCGCGAACCCGCAGGCGCGTACGAAATGCACCGCGGGCATCGCGCGCAACATTAGAAATCGAAGGAACACATGAATGACTAAATTGCTCATCGAACCGAACACGACGCTTTACCCTGTCGCGGTGGCGCTGGTCACAACCGGCGGGGACACGCCGAACGTGATGACGTGCAATCGCATTGCCTCTTGCTCCGCCGAGCCGCCGCGTCTTTCGATTTCGGTTCGCCCGAATCGTTACTCGCATTCGCTCATCCGCGCGACACGCGAATTCGTGGTGAACATTCCGACCCCTGAACAAGCGACACTGTCTGATTATCTGGGCGTGGTCACTGGACGCAAAGAAAACAAAATCGAAATTGCGGGATTGAAACTTGCGCCTGCGCTGAAAGTGAAAACGCCATTGCTCGCCGATTGCCCGGTCAACAT
Encoded proteins:
- a CDS encoding LysM peptidoglycan-binding domain-containing protein, with product MHTALKFLAGLIFVAAVVLQPDNALAASPDNVMHVQYGDTLLSIAAHYGTTVDALMRANKLPSANFVYAGQWLVIPRSADSAASPPTRSERGSYVVQSGDTLYSIAVRSGTSVEMLMRTNQLESSLVYAGQRLVIPGIAQPTTAQPTRSPAPLARSASNPPTHGKWIDVDISKQTVTAYEGTTPLKTVIVSTGLPKTPTVVGRFAIYVKLTSQTMTGGSKFSGDYYYLPNVPWVMYFYQGYAIHGTYWHNNFGRPMSRGCVNLTIADAKWFFDWAPVGTPVITHN
- a CDS encoding DUF2085 domain-containing protein produces the protein MEQTTVTGRTRDLVIAVDRFAYWFSQHWLAVFSVLYGTWVLAPFLAPVLMQLGATEPARAIYLFYSFFCHQLPQRSLFFFGSKPMYSLADIQTVWQLDGFFSLRQFVGNPEFGYKVAWSDRMISFYGGIWVGALIFALARKRVKSLSPVAWFFIGILPVGLDGVTHMSNDAVAGTSGMGFRDTNAWLAFLTGNALPQSFYVGDAFGSFNSDLRWITGIVFGLTTVWFIFPIVEDAMRDVRNQVGAQLKRAMMRSPA
- a CDS encoding flavin reductase family protein; amino-acid sequence: MTKLLIEPNTTLYPVAVALVTTGGDTPNVMTCNRIASCSAEPPRLSISVRPNRYSHSLIRATREFVVNIPTPEQATLSDYLGVVTGRKENKIEIAGLKLAPALKVKTPLLADCPVNIECIVEREIELDSHTMFIGLVQQVHVEESLLDAMGDVDIARARGIIYNCGTVRERPTYKFRVEDLRRAAREKIGNGA